The genomic window TCCTCACCCGCAAGGCGCTGGAGGAATGGGTGCCGAAGCTGACGGCGATGACCGTCGAGCAACGCGGGCACCTGCCCGGGGTCACCGAGGGACGCGCCGCGCAGTTGCTGGCCGGGGCGCTCGTCGCGGAGGGGGCGATGGACCTCTTCGGGATCGAGGAGCTGGAGATCTGCCCCTGGGCGCTGCGCGAGGGCGTCATCCTGCGGCGTCTGGACCACCTGCCGACGGCGCAGGCGGTCCTGGCCTGATCCCGCCGGGGGCGGTCATGGTCCTTCTCACTTTCCGCCGGGGTCCCTGAAGGAGGCGCTCCGCTGCCCGTACGCTGTCCTGGTGGCAGAACCAGTGGTGCGCATCCCGGATGCGAAGGTCGCCCTGTCTACGGCCTCCGTCTATCCGGAGTCGACGGCGACGGCCTTCGAGATCGCCGCGCGCCTCGGTTACGACGGCGTGGAGGTCATGGTCTGGACCGACCCCGTCAGCCAGGACATAGAGGCGCTGAAGCGGCTGTCGGACTACCACCAGGTGCCGATCCTCGCCGTGCACGCGCCGTGTCTGCTGATCACCCAGCGGGTCTGGTCCACCGATCCGTGGGTGAAGCTCCAGCGGGCCAGGGACGCCGCGGAGAAGCTCGGGGCCTCCGCGGTGGTGGTGCACCCGCCGTTCCGGTGGCAGCGCAACTACGCCCGCGACTTCATCAGCGGAATCTGGCGCATGGCCGACGAGACCGATGTGCGCTTCGCCGTGGAGAACATGTACCCGTGGCGCTACCGGGACCGGGAGATGCTCGCGTACGCACCGGCCTGGGACGTCAGCAACGACGACTACCGGCACTTCACCGTGGACCTCTCCCACACCTCGACCGCGCGTACCGACAGCCTCGCGATGGTGGACCGGATGGGCGACCGGCTCGCGCACGTCCACCTCGCCGACGGCAAGGGCTCCGGCAAGGACGAGCACCTGGTGCCCGGCCGGGGGGACCAGCCGTGCGCGGAACTGCTGGAGCGCCTGGCCCGTACCGGGTTCGACGGCCACGTGGTCATCGAGGTGAACACCCGCCGGGCCATGTCGTCCGCGGAGCGCGAGGCGGACCTCGCGGAGGCACTGGCCTTCACCCGGCTCCACCTGGCCTCGTCGGCGCGGGCGCCCCGCTCGTGACGTCCGGCGCCGAAGGACCGGCCCCGCGGCGCAGGGGCCGCCCCTCCCGCACGGCGCACGGCGAGGGCCCCGACGCCAGGACCCGCATCCTGGAGGCGGCCCGCGCGGAATTCGCCGAACGCGGCTACGACAAGACGTCGATCCGCGGCATCGCGAAGGCGGCGGGTGTGGACTCCGCCCTGGTGCACCACTACTTCGGTACGAAGGACGAGGTGTTCGCCGCCGCCGTCGAGGTCTCCTTCGAGCCGGCGCTCCTCATCCCCTCGATCCTGGGCGGCCCCTCGGAGGATGTCGGGGAGCGGCTGGCCCGCTACTTCATCGGCGTGTGGGAGAACCCCGCGTCCCGGGCGCCGCTGCTGGCGATCCTGCGGTCCGCCCTCACCCACGAAGCGGCGGCGAAGGTGCTGCGCGGCTTCGTGCTGCGCCGGCTGCTGGAGCGGATCGCGGCGGACCTCGACGTGCCCGACCCGACCTTCCGGGCGGAGCTCGCGGCCTCCCACATGATCGGTATCGCGATCCTGCGGTACGTGATCCAGGCGGAGCCGCTGGCGTCGGCCGATCCGGAGAAGATCATCGCGATGGTGGCCCCGACGCTCCAGCGGTACCTGGCCGAGGACTGAGCCCGGGGCGCCCGGCCGGCCCTCCGTCCCGCCCGCGCTTCGAGCACTCCGTCCCGCATATCGGACGGTCTGTCCAGATCTTGGCACGGTAGGCGTACGCTCGGGAGCAGTCTTTTCTGTCGAAGGAGCGAGCGACGATGCCCCAGCTGAGGTCCCGCACTGTCACCCACGGCCGCAACATGGCGGGCGCCCGCG from Streptomyces sp. NBC_01341 includes these protein-coding regions:
- a CDS encoding sugar phosphate isomerase/epimerase family protein yields the protein MAEPVVRIPDAKVALSTASVYPESTATAFEIAARLGYDGVEVMVWTDPVSQDIEALKRLSDYHQVPILAVHAPCLLITQRVWSTDPWVKLQRARDAAEKLGASAVVVHPPFRWQRNYARDFISGIWRMADETDVRFAVENMYPWRYRDREMLAYAPAWDVSNDDYRHFTVDLSHTSTARTDSLAMVDRMGDRLAHVHLADGKGSGKDEHLVPGRGDQPCAELLERLARTGFDGHVVIEVNTRRAMSSAEREADLAEALAFTRLHLASSARAPRS
- a CDS encoding TetR/AcrR family transcriptional regulator; translated protein: MTSGAEGPAPRRRGRPSRTAHGEGPDARTRILEAARAEFAERGYDKTSIRGIAKAAGVDSALVHHYFGTKDEVFAAAVEVSFEPALLIPSILGGPSEDVGERLARYFIGVWENPASRAPLLAILRSALTHEAAAKVLRGFVLRRLLERIAADLDVPDPTFRAELAASHMIGIAILRYVIQAEPLASADPEKIIAMVAPTLQRYLAED